A portion of the Sneathia sanguinegens genome contains these proteins:
- a CDS encoding metal ABC transporter ATP-binding protein, with product MVKGIQIDIKNLSLNLGNTSILEDINLRIEKGKINCLIGPNGGGKTSLIRCILGQVPYDGQIVLSYEDNNKIGYVPQFLEFERNSPITVEDFLMLCYQTSPAFLGVCRKNRKYFNEILEEVGLTEKRKRLLGNLSGGELQRLLLAQAINPRPNLLILDEPFSGIDTVGEQYFMNVISKLKNEGVTILWIHHNIKQVRKMADVVTCIKKKVCFSGEPEKELTDDKLLDIYV from the coding sequence ATGGTTAAAGGAATACAAATAGATATTAAAAATTTATCACTTAATTTAGGTAATACTTCCATCTTGGAAGATATCAATTTAAGAATAGAAAAAGGCAAAATTAATTGTTTGATTGGTCCTAATGGTGGTGGAAAGACTTCTCTTATCCGTTGTATTTTAGGTCAAGTACCATATGATGGGCAAATTGTACTTAGTTATGAAGATAATAATAAAATAGGGTATGTACCTCAATTTTTAGAATTTGAAAGAAATTCACCTATTACAGTAGAGGACTTTTTAATGCTTTGCTATCAAACAAGTCCAGCATTCTTAGGGGTTTGTAGAAAGAATAGAAAATATTTTAATGAAATTTTAGAAGAAGTCGGTTTAACTGAAAAAAGAAAAAGATTACTAGGTAATTTATCTGGTGGAGAATTACAAAGACTTTTACTTGCTCAAGCTATCAATCCTAGACCTAATCTTTTAATTTTAGATGAACCTTTTTCTGGTATTGATACCGTTGGTGAACAATATTTCATGAATGTTATTTCAAAATTAAAAAATGAAGGTGTTACAATATTATGGATACACCATAATATAAAGCAAGTCCGTAAAATGGCTGATGTTGTAACTTGTATAAAGAAAAAAGTTTGCTTCAGTGGAGAACCTGAAAAAGAATTGACTGATGATAAATTACTTGATATTTATGTCTAA